A DNA window from Oncorhynchus tshawytscha isolate Ot180627B linkage group LG13, Otsh_v2.0, whole genome shotgun sequence contains the following coding sequences:
- the LOC112232411 gene encoding alpha-2,8-sialyltransferase 8E-like — translation MCYLVLFILLCSGTLLSITLIDYYQHQRDGFLDSVQKGLQCRRLRKRLVTMSTIKKVDIALFSQDVRELMDCPWRLNLTHRELYRTELWSCCNASDRLMVTRQNTNLNQSLSYEIHRWKKRKVDQALWEMLPQTVPWSKGSLSRCAVVGSGGILQNSSCGAEIDNADYVIRFNLAPINKSCDVGVKTDLVTANPSQIIKGYTDLQQNPGHLAEVLSFYGHAHLLLPAFSSASGTAPCFKVYHALRKARPQQEVVFFHPDYLFELGRFWRHRGQRARRLSTGLMLASTALEICEQVHLYGFWPFPLDLSHNSLPHHYYDNVGPNRKMHAMPEEFLLLLQLHSKGALQLHVGPCTLTPTH, via the exons ATGTGTTACCTGGTTCTATTCATTCTCCTCTGCTCTGGAACTCTCCTGTCTATTACGCTCATAGACTACTACCAACACCAAAG AGATGGGTTCCTGGACTCTGTTCAGAAGGGGTTGCAGTGTAGGAGACTGAGAAAGAGACTGGTGACCATGAGTACTATAAAAAA agtGGACATTGCCCTGTTCTCTCAGGATGTGAGAGAGCTGATGGACTGTCCTTGGAGACTCAACCTCACACACAGAGAACtatacag gacAGAGTTGTGGTCGTGCTGTAATGCATCTGATAGGCTGATGGTGACCAGACAGAACACCAATCTGAACCAGAGTCTGTCCTATGAGATACACAGGTGGAAGAAGAGAAAGGTGGATCAAGCACTATGGGAGATGCTGCCTcag actgtacCCTGGAGTAAAGGTTCATTGAGTCGTTGTGCCGTGGTGGGAAGTGGAGGAATCCTGCAGAACAGCAGCTGTGGAGCGGAAATAGACAATGCTGACTATGTCATCAG GTTTAACCTGGCTCCTATCAACAAGAGTTGTGACGTGGGAGTGAAAACAGACCTCGTAACAGCCAACCCTAGCCAGATCATTAAAGG gtACACTGACCTCCAGCAGAACCCTGGACACCTGGCAGAAGTCCTTTCATTCTATGGTCACGCCCATCTGCTTCTCCCCGCCTTCTCGTCTGCCTCTGGGACAGCCCCCTGCTTCAAG GTGTACCATGCCCTCCGTAAGGCCCGCCCCCAACAAGAAGTGGTGTTCTTCCACCCAGACTACCTGTTTGAGCTGGGCAGGTTCTGGCGTCACCGCGGGCAGCGAGCCCGACGGCTCTCTACTGGTCTGATGCTGGCCAGCACTGCTTTGGAGATCtgtgaacag GTTCATCTGTACGGCTTCTGGCCCTTCCCTCTGGATCTATCCCACAATTCTTTGCCCCATCATTACTATGACAACGTGGGTCCGAACCGCAAAATGCACGCAATGCCTGAAGAGTTCCTGCTGTTACTACAACTCCACAGCAAGGGGGCGCTACAGCTACATGTTGGACCCTGTACACTGACCCCTACACACTAA